One segment of Sulfobacillus thermosulfidooxidans DSM 9293 DNA contains the following:
- a CDS encoding glycerate kinase, with the protein MKILVAVDSFKGSLSSLDAGRAIASGLLEVFPSWDIRVLPVADGGEGTAAVAQFLGGKIIPAECQDIYGRLHAGYWVLWNDTAIIEVAVASGFVTPDKRLRDGDATTSYGTGQLIRQALSHPDVSRVIVALGGSGSTDGGMGLMAALDCDFFDQDHNPVKPLGRYLGRVMEARIQPITKPLIGLTDVNVPLTGTNGAVMMFGPQKGVPSQRLNSLDQDMAHFAQIVQGPNHHWDDIPGAGSAGGMGFAILALGGILQSGAEVVANWVSLDEWINWADWIITGEGKLDSQTLQGKLVNIVTERSHLQNKPVVAIVGSRAGRVEDLYKKGVRLIYPIVPGPLSLDEAMTNARCYMRDAAIHVGFTLEQCHP; encoded by the coding sequence GTGAAAATCTTAGTTGCTGTCGATTCATTTAAAGGATCGCTGTCTTCTCTGGACGCTGGTCGTGCCATTGCCAGTGGGCTCCTAGAAGTCTTTCCGTCTTGGGATATTCGTGTTCTTCCTGTCGCCGATGGAGGAGAAGGGACTGCTGCCGTGGCTCAGTTCTTGGGTGGGAAAATTATCCCGGCAGAATGTCAGGATATTTATGGTCGATTACACGCCGGATATTGGGTTTTATGGAACGATACGGCGATTATCGAGGTTGCTGTTGCTTCAGGATTTGTAACTCCGGATAAGCGACTACGAGATGGTGATGCGACGACCAGTTATGGAACGGGACAACTAATCCGCCAGGCTCTCAGTCATCCTGACGTAAGCCGGGTGATCGTGGCCTTGGGGGGAAGTGGCAGTACCGATGGCGGCATGGGACTCATGGCTGCTCTAGACTGCGATTTTTTTGATCAAGATCATAATCCCGTAAAACCGCTAGGTCGTTATCTCGGCCGCGTAATGGAGGCTAGAATCCAGCCCATCACAAAACCGCTAATTGGATTGACGGATGTTAATGTTCCTCTTACCGGAACGAATGGGGCCGTCATGATGTTTGGACCCCAAAAAGGGGTTCCCTCTCAGCGCCTCAATTCATTAGACCAAGATATGGCTCACTTCGCGCAAATTGTCCAGGGACCCAATCATCATTGGGATGACATTCCGGGGGCAGGCAGTGCTGGAGGCATGGGATTTGCTATATTGGCCTTGGGAGGAATTCTTCAGTCCGGGGCTGAAGTGGTGGCCAATTGGGTTTCGCTTGATGAGTGGATAAATTGGGCCGACTGGATTATAACCGGTGAGGGTAAACTCGATTCACAAACGTTGCAAGGGAAATTAGTCAATATAGTGACCGAACGTAGTCATTTGCAAAATAAACCCGTGGTGGCCATTGTCGGAAGTCGAGCAGGACGAGTTGAGGATTTGTACAAAAAAGGCGTCCGATTGATCTATCCTATAGTTCCGGGACCTCTGTCGCTAGACGAGGCGATGACCAATGCTCGATGCTATATGCGAGACGCTGCGATACA
- a CDS encoding PadR family transcriptional regulator produces the protein MKKEGLLMPNAMEPGRRYQTGKHLEAFILLFIYQQPMHGGAILKRLQDELPPVWIIDSGGVYRLLRDLENQGAVSSSWITEDQGAPKRFYRITDEGIERLKQWAAELRVRRNSMDLFLTWWEEANKSEE, from the coding sequence ATGAAAAAAGAGGGACTTTTGATGCCAAATGCAATGGAGCCAGGGAGACGATATCAAACTGGCAAACATCTAGAAGCATTTATATTACTGTTTATATATCAACAACCCATGCACGGGGGGGCCATTTTAAAACGGCTACAAGATGAATTGCCCCCTGTATGGATTATCGATAGTGGTGGAGTTTACCGACTATTGCGTGATTTAGAAAATCAAGGGGCGGTATCGTCATCATGGATTACAGAGGATCAGGGAGCCCCCAAACGGTTTTACCGGATTACTGATGAAGGAATTGAACGGCTAAAACAATGGGCTGCCGAACTACGTGTGCGTCGAAATTCAATGGATTTGTTTTTAACGTGGTGGGAAGAAGCCAATAAATCTGAAGAATAA
- a CDS encoding aldo/keto reductase yields the protein MQVVSFGTNVTYPALGQGTWRMGVDPNLFTHEVKMLQEGIQQNLRVIDTAAMYADGGAERVVGQAIQPYRHDVFVVTKVWPTHADYEGVITSLKNSLDRLNTSYVDLFLLHWPSKQYPLQETMRAMATVYEKGWTKSLGVSNFNVDLLKQAQQFLGDIPLVANQVEYSLTARAAELTVIPYCQDHNITVMAYSPIKHLNALDPNGPQRRLLHALARDYHTTEHVIALAWVIRQREVIAIPKTSQHDHLLANLSALTLNLSPDDEKRLDALFPPSSHDLTIQLL from the coding sequence ATGCAAGTCGTGAGTTTTGGCACCAATGTCACTTATCCAGCCTTGGGACAAGGCACATGGCGCATGGGTGTTGACCCGAATTTGTTTACGCATGAGGTCAAAATGCTCCAAGAAGGAATCCAGCAGAACTTGCGCGTCATCGATACAGCCGCCATGTACGCTGATGGTGGCGCAGAACGAGTGGTTGGCCAGGCTATACAACCGTACCGGCATGACGTATTTGTCGTCACGAAAGTATGGCCCACGCACGCAGATTATGAGGGCGTTATTACCTCGCTTAAAAATTCATTGGACCGCTTAAATACCTCTTATGTGGATTTATTCCTCCTGCACTGGCCCAGCAAACAATATCCACTCCAAGAAACAATGCGCGCCATGGCTACGGTTTATGAAAAAGGTTGGACAAAATCCCTAGGCGTAAGTAATTTCAATGTTGATTTATTAAAACAAGCCCAACAATTCTTGGGGGACATTCCCCTCGTCGCCAATCAGGTCGAATATTCACTAACAGCCCGGGCGGCAGAACTCACTGTTATACCGTATTGTCAAGACCACAATATTACAGTCATGGCTTATTCCCCTATAAAACATTTAAATGCATTAGATCCTAATGGTCCTCAACGTCGTCTTCTACACGCACTGGCCAGAGACTATCACACGACTGAACACGTCATCGCGTTAGCATGGGTGATCCGCCAAAGGGAAGTCATCGCAATTCCCAAAACGTCTCAACATGACCATTTACTAGCCAATCTTTCTGCCTTAACCCTGAACTTATCACCTGATGATGAAAAGCGCCTCGATGCCTTGTTCCCTCCATCTTCGCATGACTTAACCATACAATTGTTATGA